acggctaagggctgtatccaggtactctgtgttgcgtcgtgcataaggacagtctttaaccgtgctatattggccatataccacacttccTCTGGTCTTATTGCTTAACTGTAACATGTGTATACCATCAGAGTCCCTCCCACCACAAAATCACAACTTAATTGTCTCACAGAATGGCAAACAAGTTATAAATGAAACTTTTGATGTGTGTCTATTGTAGGCCTTGTGTGGAGTGTGTATACCAACAAAAAGCAGATTTCTAAATAATGTTggagaaatacataaaataagtgtcacgtcctgaccatagtaactggttattttctatggtagagtaggtcagggtttgACAggtggtgttttgtgtttttctatgttttctatttctatgtgttagttctaggttttctatttctatgtttttttggggggttgatctccaattggaggcagctggtcctcgttgcctctgattggagatcatatttaagtaggggtttttcttcctgggtttttgtgggcagttgcattctgtttagtctctgtacctgacagaactgtaagtTGATAATttccttttgttattttgtcattaGTGTTTTgagtaaataaatataataatgaacactcaacacgctgcgttttggtcccctctatacgacgcccgttacaataagaagcattattgaaatgaaatggacacgtgttatggggagactgaacatattagcaaaaggacaagcgttttggggagactgaaaatattagcaaaaggacaagtgttttgggggagactgaacataataGCAAAAGGACAGTTTGTAAGTCTTCAAAATAACAATTTTGAAGGAAAGGTGTGgctaaacaaaaaaatataatttagagAGATAGTaatgtccattattactttagagATGAAGTGGGACACCAACAAAACGTTATTAACAATGGATCAACTGCAGCCTATAACACTGACTGGAAtagtaatatatattattatagagctctgatcagcctataaacatgatctattattatagagctctgatcagcctataaacatgatctattattatagagctcagatcagcctataacatgacattatctattattatagagctctgatcagcctataaacatgacattatctattattatagagctctgatcagcctataaacatgatctattattatagagctctgatcagcctataaacatgacattatctattattatagagctctgatcagcctataaacatgacattatctattattatagagctctgttcagcctataaacatgacattatctattattatagagctctgctcagcctgtaaacatgacattatctattattatagagctctgatcagcctgtaaacatgacattatctattattatggagctctgctcagcctataaacatgacattatctattattatagagctctgatcagcctgaagacatgacattatctattattatagagctctgctcagcctataaccatgatctattattatagagctctgatcagcctgtaaacatgacattatctattattatagagctctgatcagcctataaacatgacattatctattattatagagctctgctcagcctataaacatgatctattattatagagctctgatcagcctgtaaacatgacatgatctattattatagagctctgatcagcctataaacatgacattatctattattatagagctctgttcagtctataaacatgacattatctattattatatagctctgttcagcctataaacatgacattatctattattatagagctctgatcagcctataaacattatctattattatagagctctgttcagcctataaacatgacgtTATCttttattatagagctctgatcagcctataaacatgacattatctattattatagagctctgctcagcctgtaaacatgacattatctattattatagagctctgatcagcctataaacatgacattatctattattatagcgctctgctcagcctataaacatgacattatctattattatagagctctgttcagcctataaacatgatctattattatagagctctgatcagcctataaacatgatctattattatagagctctgatcagcctataaacatgacattatctattattatagagctatgctcagcctataaacatgatctattattatagagctctgctcagcctataaacattatctattattatagagctctgatcagcctgtaaacatgacattatctattattatagagctgtgctcagcctgtaaacatgacattatttattattatagagctctgctcagcctatagacatgacattatctattattatacagctctgctcagcctataaacatgatctattattatacagctctgctcagcctataaacatgacattatctattattatagagctctgctcagcctaaaatACGACATTATGTAGCCTGGCAGGtaggagccagtaaccgaaaggttgctggatcaaatccccgagctgacaaggtaaaaacgctgtcattctgcccctgagcaaggaagttaacccactgttccctggctgccgatgacgtggatgtctattaaggcagccccccacacctctctgattcagaggggttgggttaaatacgggacacacatttcagttgaatccattcagttgactaggtatccccctttccctattgtagagctctgctcagcctataaacatgagaAAGATTAGATTTTATgttctacattattattattattattagggcgGCCACCAAGTTTTTATTAAATTATGTAATGTTCTGAAAACTGACTTCAGGTTTTTGAGGAATCTAGCCTCACAGGAAGACAGTTTTATTTTATGGAGGTTTAATTCAGTTCTCTGTTTAATATTTAACTAAATACACTGTCTTTGGTAGGAGAGGGACcagactctcactctgacagcAGGGATACTCCTTTAggggaaccagacccagagacgcccaaaccagcgagacaacaccactgttcccagtgtggaaagagttttaagtGGTTAAGGAACCTGAAAGTACATGAGAGAACGCATACAGGAGAAAACCCTTACGaatgctcccactgtggaaagagttttaccaagttagggaacctaaaagagtatgagaggacacacacaagagaaaagagtttccaatgttcccagtgtggaaagaggttTACCCAGTTACGGTACCTGAAACAACATGAAGAAATACACACAGAAGATAGGAAGACctaccactgctctcagtgtggaaagatatTTACTGGGTTAGGGAACCTGAAAATACATATGAGAAGACACTCTGGAGAGAAGCCGtaccactgttcccactgtgtaaagagttttactcagttagggagcctgaaacCACATGAGAGgggacacactggagagaagccttatcactgttcccactgtggaagGAATTTTAGGTGGTATGCGAGCCTGAaggagcatgagagaatacacacaggagaaaagccttaccactgttccaattgtgaaaagagttttacccggttagggagcttgaaaaagcatgagagaacacacacaggagaaaagcctttccaacatactaatacacaggaggagaagacataccactgctctcattgtgaaaagacattttcccagtcagaggacctgaaatcacatgagagaatagagaggctgtgttctgacttatgtttttgattgagaaattgtgtttttgttcattctACATTAAATAATATTGTATGAATGAAATCATACTGAAAAATAGGTCTACATGTTTTTTCCAGCTCAAGACATGATCATGTCGAAAATCGGAttaaaagagtaaaaaaaaatgttttgattatGAACTTAAGATTGATTGAATGCAAGTGTAAACCCCTAAATGTTGTTCACTATATCATTGGGATATTTCAAACATGTTAATTATTAAATAGATTGATATtagtatttcttcattcagattgTCATTGTAAATGCGTATTGGTTCTCAATTGACAtatctgattaaataaatgtgaaataaagtaaatgccatattatttttgggaagtctatttggttctatgttgggactataagaatattttgaagataaatacacaaggcagagtacgagagagacagaggacgagaGGTTAGTACAGTACTAACAaccaatggaaatagtgttttttcctgtaatagggagttattgatcagtggttcagcaacatgggaggatgtagatgtacactaccgttcaacagtttggggtcacttagaaataaccttgtttttaaaagaaagccattttttgtccattaaaataacatcaaattgatctgaaatacagtgtagacattgttaatgttgtaaatgactattgtagctggaaacagatgattattaatggaatatctacataggcgtacagaggcccattatcagcaaccatcactcctgtgttcctatggcacgttgtgttagttaatccaagtttatcattttaaaaggctaattgatcattagaaaacccttttgcaattatgttagcacagctgaaaactgttgttatgattaaagaagcaataaaactggtctgctttagactagttgagtatctggagcatcaatgtaacctctcaaattcatagacaggtgTCGCGTCTATTTTTACCCAAAAGTAGTTTTTTACCTGGAGACTGTAGTGCTActttctcaaaatgaacataaatgCTGTAGGGGGAGGGTTCTGGTGTTTTACCAGGAGACTGGGGCCGATCCCCATTTAGGAATGTATGTCTTGCTTACTCACACTCTGCATGTGTTGATACCTGGCTGAAAACCCTCACAGttgttggccaacagattttgtcatggagttttcattcaatagggtttagaGTACATTTCATCTTAAGCCATTCTTTTAAATACGGTAATACCTTTAATTAGAATGTTGTGCCTTTAAATACCTTTTCATTCTCATTTTGTTGACGGACTCAATAGAATACACGGAGTCAGAAACTAGGGATCAATTCAAGAAAGTCATCATTCGTCTCTGTTTCAAcaccaactggtagatttaaaaatactctgatcttgtagattatttaggtacattttagggttaggaaagtatgtatgaatcataaaaacaatagtcctataaatctaccctaattctTACTAATCATGGAAGTTTGATGACAACGGCCCAatcctacatttacataagtgttcagacccttaactcagtactttgttgaaacacctttggcagcgattacagccttgagtcttcttgggtatgacactagaagcttggcacaactgtatttggggagtttctcccattcttctctgcagatcctctcaagctctgtcaggttggatggggagcatcgctgcacaactattttcaggtctctccagagatgtttgatcgggttcaagtccgggctctggctggaccactcaaggacaacagtgcaataatatgtaacaacttcacaacaaatacacacatctaaagtaaaggaatggaattaagaatatataaatatttggacgagcaatgtcagagtggcatagactaaaatacagtagaatagtacagaatacagtatatacatatgagatgagtaatacatagacagatacagtagaataggatagaatacagtatatacatatgagatgagtaatgcatagagagatacagtagaataggatagaatacagtatatacatatgtgatgagtaatacatagacagatacagtagaataggatagaacctagtctgttcattatatacttctacattatgtattgttacaccatgtaggagcagtatagaccaagtctgttcattatatacatctacatgatgtattgttacaccatgtaggagcagtatagacctagtctgttcattatatacatctacatgatgtattgttacaccatgtaggagcagtatagacctagtctgttcattatatacatctacatgatgtattgttacaccatgtaggagcagtatagacctagtctgttcattatatacatctacatgatgtattgttacaccatgtaggagcagtatagacctagtctgttcattatatacatctacatgatgtattgttacaccaacacaaaaaaaggaaattatattattttatactaatacaattgcttagAGAAAGAGATATAGTTtaaaatgtaattctcaaaaggttggggtctgaattattgccacccatgttttcaatactccagcaccctccccttgggaggataacgacactgaaatgttttatgagattagagaacacattgggtgggatcttagacccttccttcatacagaatctctccaggtccttgatttatttagtctgctcttatggactgccctgttcaattcaaaccacaggttttcaatggagttcaagtccgaagactgagatggccattgaaaatgttgattttgtgcccaattaaccatttcttcgtggatgttgatgtgtcttgctggaagatccacttatgtccaagtttcagcctcctagcagagaggtaaccaggttttgggctaaaatatcctggtagtgggtaaagttaatttatttatttcatacagtaatttttgctcatcattatcaagggtaccaataactaggtgcttattttgatatctagttatttgactgaatcagaaatacagatgtggagtagatgtagagtttgttttaaattctcataaaaaatctgaactaatcaaacacttgttgctctttgtacgtgttgatataatattaatatttaatggagagaaaaaacgtttccctaaactgctttataatattataattcaatgaagaataaaaatagttttccctcctcaactgcgtttcctccctccagacagcagatggcgatatgtgtctttcaggcgatgtttctagtgtgacgtataatctagtggacggaacgcttcttcaacaactgcagccacctcggtagctcgctagccaacaaagtctgaacattcaagctgtttggacaatttcgtggtttaattgccactgtgatttaaaaatacttatgtggaaacaactagctaccccatttaatttaatatttacgttgtaagtcaactagctggctggttaagttagcactagtctagtcgctaatgctaactagctattatctctagctaacatctccgaccatgagttcactaagctactctcctcctgttaaagaagcggaggtctgctggacggagaaagaagctctggtgaaagaggaggaagaggaggctgttacaatacaaaaacaagtagagggtgaggctgttaccgtgaaagaagaagaagagaaagacgtttcagtgaaagaagaggaggaagatgcagtttttggagtggaggatgaagtgaaagaagatgaagacgtttttggaatgaaggatgaagagggggagattactgtcacattagaggaggacgaagaagagaagactggagaactgattaacaccagtaaatacagtgagtactatcttataaaacagggacattgatctgattaacaccagtaaatacagtgagtactatctaataaaacagggacattgatctgattaacaccagtaaatacagtgagtactatctaataaaacagggacattgatctgattaacaccagtaaatacagtgagtactatctaataaaacagggacattgatctgattaacaccagtaaatacagtgagtactatctaataaaacagggacattgatctgattaacaccagtaaatacagtgagtactatctaataaaacagggacattgatctgattaacaccagtaaaaacagtgagtactatctaataaaacagggacattgatctgattaacaccagtaaatacagtgagtactatcttataaaacagggacattgatctgattaacaccagtaaatacagtgagtactatcttataaaacagggacattgatcttttattttatttattttttatttcacctttatttaaccagtctgttgggtccatactgtgttgattaacgttgggttctggtccctgagtagagggtcaggaaaccctgttctgatgggtctgttgggtccatactgtgttgattaacgttgggttctggtccctgagtagagggtcaggaaaccctgttctgatgggtctgttgggtccatactgtgttgattaacGTTGGGTTCGTTCGACATGGCGGccgacttttttattttttaaagttgAGTCAACTGACTGATCACCTTGCATCGTGTGTATAACTGCTCGATATTATTTGTACATCAGTCAGTCGCAATTTACCCATGGTACATCAGTTTTGATGCTCTCAAACACGGCCATTCATCCAGACATAAATCTATCGTTGTAGAACATCTGACATGTAGAAGAAGGAATCCCATCCGAAGGCTGTATTTATCAAGCGTCTCAGTAGGaaggctggtctcagatcagttttagATGGACAGGTGGGATCTGTTCCTAGGTCAGAGCTCCTACTCTTATCAACCGTCTCAGTAGGaaggctggtctcagatcagttttagatggacaggtaaGATCTGTTCCTAGGTCAGAGCTCCTACTCTTATCAACCGTCTCAGTAGGaaggctggtctcagatcagttttagatggacaggtgggatctgttcctaggtcagagctcctactcttatcaagcgtctcagtaggaaggctggtctcagatcagttttagatggacaggtgggatctgttcctaggtcaga
The Salmo salar unplaced genomic scaffold, Ssal_v3.1, whole genome shotgun sequence DNA segment above includes these coding regions:
- the LOC123734135 gene encoding zinc finger protein 436-like, which translates into the protein MSSLNYSPPVKEEEVCWTEKEALGLNIVVKEEKEEEDVTVKQEVEGEAVTVKEEEKDVSVKEEDAFRVKEEEDVTVKEEEEVKEEDVVFEVKEGKQGERTVILTEESGDLITTREGPDSHSDSRDTPLGEPDPETPKPARQHHCSQCGKSFKWLRNLKVHERTHTGENPYECSHCGKSFTKLGNLKEYERTHTREKSFQCSQCGKRFTQLRYLKQHEEIHTEDRKTYHCSQCGKIFTGLGNLKIHMRRHSGEKPYHCSHCVKSFTQLGSLKPHERGHTGEKPYHCSHCGRNFRWYASLKEHERIHTGEKPYHCSNCEKSFTRLGSLKKHERTHTGEKPFQHTNTQEEKTYHCSHCEKTFSQSEDLKSHERIERLCSDLCF